From Vogesella sp. XCS3, the proteins below share one genomic window:
- the bamB gene encoding outer membrane protein assembly factor BamB, whose protein sequence is MMRRLLLCAALLPALGGCASWFEGEAAYQPTPLKPLQAAAGPKVLWQASVPDADRGLFSPFIEQGKLWVAGSNGKIQQLDAQTGKTLHTLDVKQALVAGVAVEDGLAFVGNDRGELLAVSAADGKLVWKQTLTSLLAEAPQVAGQVLIVRAGDGRVSGFDVKTGRQVWTQWQAQPPLTVRATTPQIKVEGSDVLLVGEAAGKVAAYAAERGDQLWQSVVANARGASELERVTDVVSQPMFDGRRVCAVAYQGRVACFDSRGGQQLWARDLSSSRGLVSDGKTVFVTAEDGAIWAFDADSGRNLWKQDDFRYRNVSAPVTLGDKLLVIDGEGYAHLLSSLDGRIVGRSSLKVNGTVPRPLVSGDVAYVLDNHGNLSALTK, encoded by the coding sequence ATGATGCGCCGACTGTTGCTGTGTGCTGCACTATTGCCTGCGTTGGGTGGTTGCGCATCGTGGTTTGAGGGAGAGGCAGCCTATCAGCCTACGCCGCTGAAACCTTTGCAGGCTGCTGCGGGGCCTAAAGTGTTGTGGCAAGCCAGTGTGCCGGATGCCGACCGTGGCCTGTTTTCCCCATTTATCGAACAAGGTAAGCTGTGGGTCGCCGGCAGTAATGGCAAAATCCAGCAACTGGATGCGCAAACCGGCAAAACCCTGCATACACTGGATGTAAAACAGGCGTTGGTAGCCGGCGTGGCGGTAGAGGATGGCTTGGCGTTTGTGGGTAATGACCGTGGCGAGTTGCTCGCGGTAAGCGCCGCAGATGGCAAGCTGGTATGGAAGCAAACGCTCACCAGCCTGCTGGCAGAGGCACCGCAAGTGGCCGGCCAGGTATTGATTGTGCGTGCTGGCGACGGCCGCGTGTCTGGCTTCGACGTAAAAACCGGCCGCCAGGTCTGGACGCAATGGCAGGCTCAGCCGCCGCTTACCGTCCGCGCTACTACTCCGCAAATCAAGGTGGAAGGTAGTGACGTGTTGCTGGTAGGCGAGGCAGCGGGCAAGGTGGCAGCGTATGCTGCCGAGCGTGGCGACCAGCTGTGGCAGTCCGTAGTGGCCAATGCGCGTGGTGCCAGCGAGCTGGAGCGTGTGACTGATGTGGTAAGCCAGCCCATGTTTGATGGCCGCCGTGTGTGCGCCGTAGCGTACCAGGGCCGCGTTGCCTGCTTTGATTCGCGTGGCGGCCAGCAACTATGGGCGCGCGATCTGAGCAGCAGCCGTGGCTTGGTGTCGGATGGCAAGACCGTCTTTGTGACGGCAGAAGATGGCGCGATCTGGGCATTTGATGCCGACTCGGGTCGCAACCTATGGAAACAGGACGATTTCCGCTACCGCAATGTTTCTGCCCCGGTAACGCTGGGCGACAAATTGCTGGTAATTGATGGTGAAGGCTATGCACATCTGCTTTCATCCCTTGATGGACGTATAGTTGGCCGCAGTAGCCTGAAAGTAAACGGCACCGTGCCACGCCCGCTGGTAAGCGGCGACGTGGCCTATGTGCTGGATAACCATGGCAACCTGTCCGCGCTGACGAAGTAA
- a CDS encoding tetratricopeptide repeat protein, which yields MAYDLQEQEQIDALKGFWVQWGKLIGGAVLAVSLGFIGYKAWHAYQKSQAEQAAVVYGQLEQQLQAGQLEKVKATVAALQKEYPASAYAANGTLLAAKLAFDSKELGFARSQLKWVVEHAEKDDTMQAVARLRLASVLLDEKQYDAALAELAMAHPVAFDAMFLDLKADVLVARGDMGGAREAYKAALAKSAPEAPVREFIQAKLDSLGS from the coding sequence ATGGCTTACGACCTGCAGGAACAAGAACAGATCGACGCGCTCAAGGGCTTCTGGGTGCAGTGGGGCAAGCTGATTGGCGGCGCCGTGCTGGCAGTATCGCTGGGCTTTATCGGTTACAAAGCCTGGCATGCTTACCAGAAGAGCCAGGCCGAACAGGCTGCGGTAGTCTATGGCCAGCTGGAGCAGCAGCTGCAGGCCGGCCAGCTGGAGAAAGTGAAAGCTACCGTGGCCGCCTTGCAAAAAGAGTACCCTGCATCGGCTTATGCGGCCAACGGTACCCTGTTGGCCGCCAAGCTGGCATTCGACAGCAAAGAGCTGGGTTTTGCCCGCAGCCAGCTGAAGTGGGTTGTCGAACATGCCGAGAAAGACGACACCATGCAGGCGGTTGCACGTCTGCGCCTGGCTTCCGTCTTGTTGGATGAAAAACAGTACGATGCCGCCCTGGCCGAGCTGGCCATGGCGCACCCGGTCGCGTTTGATGCCATGTTCCTGGACCTGAAGGCCGACGTGCTGGTAGCGCGTGGCGATATGGGCGGTGCGCGTGAAGCCTACAAGGCTGCGCTGGCCAAATCCGCTCCGGAAGCGCCGGTACGCGAGTTTATCCAGGCCAAACTAGACTCTCTGGGGAGCTGA
- the hisS gene encoding histidine--tRNA ligase, whose amino-acid sequence MAQKIQAVRGMNDVLPAESQQWEYFENVLRGWLHDYGYANIRTPIVEPTPLFVRSIGEVTDIVEKEMYSFEDKLNGDPLTLRPEGTAGTLRAVVEHNLLYNTTQKLWYMGPMYRHERPQKGRYRQFHQIGVEALGMAGPDIDAEIIAMTADLWQRLGLAASVQLEINSLGNKEERAAHREALIAYLEKHVDILDEDGKRRLYSNPLRVLDTKNPALQDMANNAPRLADYLGDTSRAHYEGWKAMISALGIPFVENPRLVRGLDYYNLSVFEWVTTELGAQGTVCAGGRYDGLIEQLGGKPAPGIGFGMGMERVLLLLAEKGLLPARRAADVFIVNQGAGAAAYAMQLAQALRAAGFSVVQNMGDGSFKSQMKKADGSGAAVALIIGENEVANAQVVVKPLRAEAAQETVAAADVVAAVSRFKS is encoded by the coding sequence ATGGCCCAGAAAATCCAGGCTGTGCGTGGCATGAATGATGTGCTGCCGGCAGAGTCGCAGCAGTGGGAATACTTTGAGAACGTTTTGCGCGGCTGGCTGCACGACTACGGCTACGCCAACATCCGTACCCCCATCGTGGAGCCGACTCCGCTGTTTGTACGCTCTATCGGCGAGGTGACCGATATCGTCGAGAAGGAAATGTACTCCTTCGAAGACAAGCTCAACGGCGACCCGCTGACGCTGCGCCCGGAAGGCACAGCCGGTACCCTGCGCGCGGTGGTAGAGCACAACCTGCTGTACAACACCACGCAAAAGCTGTGGTACATGGGCCCGATGTACCGCCACGAGCGCCCGCAGAAAGGCCGCTATCGCCAGTTCCACCAGATCGGTGTGGAAGCACTGGGCATGGCCGGCCCGGACATCGACGCTGAAATCATCGCCATGACTGCCGACCTGTGGCAGCGTTTGGGTCTGGCCGCTAGCGTGCAGCTGGAAATCAATTCGCTCGGCAACAAAGAAGAGCGCGCAGCTCACCGCGAAGCGCTGATCGCCTACCTGGAAAAGCACGTTGATATCCTGGACGAAGACGGCAAGCGCCGCCTGTACAGCAACCCGCTGCGCGTGCTGGATACCAAAAACCCCGCACTGCAGGACATGGCCAACAACGCGCCGCGCCTGGCGGATTATCTGGGTGACACTTCGCGCGCCCATTACGAAGGCTGGAAGGCCATGATCAGCGCCTTGGGCATTCCGTTTGTGGAAAACCCGCGCCTGGTGCGTGGTCTGGACTACTACAACCTGTCTGTGTTCGAGTGGGTTACCACCGAGCTGGGCGCTCAGGGTACCGTCTGTGCGGGTGGCCGGTACGACGGGCTGATCGAGCAGCTGGGTGGCAAGCCGGCGCCAGGCATCGGCTTTGGCATGGGTATGGAGCGTGTCTTGCTGTTGCTGGCCGAAAAAGGCCTGCTGCCAGCGCGCCGTGCTGCCGACGTGTTTATCGTGAACCAGGGCGCAGGCGCTGCGGCTTACGCTATGCAGCTGGCACAAGCCCTGCGTGCTGCAGGCTTCAGTGTTGTACAGAACATGGGCGATGGCAGCTTCAAGTCGCAAATGAAAAAGGCCGATGGCAGTGGCGCCGCTGTAGCGCTGATCATCGGTGAAAACGAAGTAGCCAACGCACAGGTGGTGGTAAAACCACTGCGTGCCGAGGCTGCTCAGGAAACCGTGGCCGCCGCCGATGTGGTAGCAGCAGTTTCCCGCTTCAAGTCTTAA
- the ispG gene encoding flavodoxin-dependent (E)-4-hydroxy-3-methylbut-2-enyl-diphosphate synthase, whose protein sequence is MDATIKRRKTLQVAVGHVMVGSEHPVMVQSMTNTDTADAAATAQQVFELAQAGSEVVRITVNSPEAAARVAEIRQRLDDMGCAAPLVGDFHFNGERLLKDYPDCARALGKYRINPGNVGKGAKGDDKFAYMIRTAAEYGKPVRIGVNWGSLDQALLARMLDANNHAASPKALDVVMREALIVSALESADKAMELGLPANQILLSCKVSNVQDLITVYRDLGSRCEFPLHLGLTEAGMGSKGIVASSAALAVLLQEGIGDTIRISLTPQPGEARTKEVVVAQELLQTMGLRSFTPLVTACPGCGRTTSTFFQELADSIQTFLREQMPIWRLQYPGVEDMKVAVMGCVVNGPGESKLADIGISLPGTGEVPVAPVYVDGQKDVTLKGDNIALEFKAIVENYVHTRYGVGGAKRREVVARTIPIKQV, encoded by the coding sequence ATGGACGCAACGATCAAACGCCGTAAAACGCTGCAGGTAGCGGTAGGCCATGTGATGGTCGGTTCCGAGCACCCGGTGATGGTGCAGTCGATGACCAATACCGATACCGCAGATGCCGCCGCGACGGCACAGCAAGTATTCGAGCTGGCGCAAGCCGGCTCGGAAGTTGTCCGCATCACGGTAAACAGCCCGGAGGCAGCTGCGCGTGTGGCAGAAATCCGCCAGCGTCTGGACGATATGGGCTGCGCGGCACCGCTGGTAGGCGATTTCCACTTTAACGGCGAGCGCCTGCTGAAAGACTACCCGGACTGCGCGCGCGCGCTGGGCAAGTATCGTATCAACCCCGGTAATGTGGGCAAGGGCGCCAAAGGCGACGACAAGTTTGCCTACATGATTCGCACCGCTGCCGAATACGGCAAGCCGGTACGCATCGGCGTGAACTGGGGTAGCCTGGATCAGGCTCTGCTGGCACGTATGCTGGACGCGAACAACCATGCGGCCAGCCCCAAGGCGCTGGACGTGGTGATGCGCGAGGCGCTGATCGTGTCGGCGCTGGAGTCTGCCGACAAGGCGATGGAGCTGGGTTTGCCGGCCAACCAGATCCTGCTGTCGTGCAAGGTGAGCAATGTGCAGGACCTGATCACCGTGTACCGCGATCTGGGTAGCCGCTGCGAGTTTCCGCTGCACCTGGGTCTGACCGAAGCCGGCATGGGCAGCAAGGGCATCGTGGCCTCCAGCGCTGCCTTGGCTGTGCTGTTGCAGGAAGGCATTGGCGATACCATCCGTATTTCGCTGACCCCGCAGCCAGGCGAGGCGCGCACCAAAGAAGTGGTGGTGGCGCAGGAGCTGCTGCAAACCATGGGTCTGCGCTCGTTCACCCCGCTGGTTACCGCCTGTCCGGGCTGTGGCCGCACCACCAGTACCTTCTTCCAGGAGCTGGCCGATAGCATCCAGACCTTTCTGCGCGAGCAGATGCCCATCTGGCGCCTGCAATACCCCGGCGTGGAAGACATGAAAGTGGCGGTGATGGGCTGTGTGGTAAACGGGCCGGGTGAATCCAAGCTGGCGGATATCGGCATCAGCCTGCCGGGTACTGGCGAAGTACCGGTAGCGCCGGTGTATGTAGATGGCCAGAAAGACGTGACGCTCAAGGGTGACAATATCGCGCTGGAGTTCAAGGCTATCGTGGAAAACTACGTGCATACCCGCTACGGCGTAGGTGGCGCCAAGCGCCGCGAAGTAGTAGCGCGTACTATCCCCATCAAACAGGTTTAA